A window of the Juglans microcarpa x Juglans regia isolate MS1-56 chromosome 5D, Jm3101_v1.0, whole genome shotgun sequence genome harbors these coding sequences:
- the LOC121265303 gene encoding berberine bridge enzyme-like 4: protein MKTSCQRPTSIPIILAIILFSISCANSEQVNLDMFFRCLSSNSSPFYPVSQAIYTPNNASFLSVLNSYIKNRRFLTSATPKPLAIIAAKHISHIQATVTCAQHYGLEIRIRSGGHDYEGLSYVSNNPFIVLDMFNLRALDIDIASETAWVQAGATLGELYYRIAEKSKVHAFPAGVCPSVGSGGHFSGGGYGNLMRKYGLSVDNIIDAQIVTVNGSILDRKSMGEDVFWAIRGGGGASFGVILSWRIKLVRVPSMVTVFNVKRTLEQNATDVVYRWQQVADKLPKDLFIRLMPQTVNGSQEGKKTVQVSFIGHFLGKSESLIPLMNVRFPELRLQQDDCNEMTWIESTLFWADFPLGTPTDALLVRPSKADFFFKSKSDYVKEPIPKTGLESIWKLLIEIGENGWTQWNPYGGRMSEILESETPFPHRTGNIFKIQYFVKWVEEGTEATNHYLELSRTLYKVMRPYVSKSPREAFFNYKDLDIGTASSSNNRTILIDSARVYGSKYFTGNLDRLMRAKTSIDPSNFFKNEQSIPPGP, encoded by the coding sequence ATGAAGACCTCATGCCAGCGGCCAACTTCAATCCCAATCATACTTGCAATCATTTTGTTCTCAATTTCATGTGCAAATTCAGAGCAAGTTAATCTAGACATGTTTTTTCGATGCCTTTCAAGTAATTCTTCACCATTTTACCCAGTCTCCCAGGCCATCTACACCCCCAACAATGCTTCTTTTCTCTCAGTTTTGAACTCCTACATAAAAAACCGCAGGTTTTTGACATCTGCAACCCCAAAACCTCTTGCTATTATAGCTGCCAAACACATTTCTCACATCCAAGCAACTGTTACTTGTGCACAGCATTATGGCTTGGAAATCAGGATTCGAAGCGGTGGCCATGACTATGAGGGTCTTTCATACGTATCAAATAATCCATTTATAGTCCTTGACATGTTCAATTTGCGTGCTCTAGACATTGATATAGCATCCGAGACTGCATGGGTTCAGGCTGGCGCTACTCTTGGCGAGCTTTATTACAGAATCGCCGAGAAAAGTAAAGTCCATGCTTTCCCTGCTGGGGTCTGTCCGAGCGTAGGCTCGGGTGGACACTTTTCTGGAGGTGGATATGGAAACTTGATGCGAAAGTATGGCCTCTCTGTGGATAATATAATCGATGCGCAAATAGTCACTGTTAATGGATCAATCCTCGATAGAAAATCCATGGGAGAGGATGTGTTTTGGGCCATTAGAGGAGGTGGTGGAGCAAGCTTTGGAGTCATTCTTTCATGGAGAATAAAGTTGGTAAGAGTTCCATCCATGGTGACAGTGTTCAATGTTAAAAGGACATTAGAACAGAATGCAACAGATGTTGTTTATCGTTGGCAACAGGTTGCGGACAAACTACCAAAAGATCTCTTCATAAGGTTAATGCCACAAACAGTGAATGGAAGTCAGGAAGGCAAGAAGACGGTGCAAGTTTCTTTCATTGGACACTTCTTGGGAAAATCTGAAAGCCTTATCCCTTTGATGAATGTGAGGTTTCCCGAACTAAGATTGCAACAAGATGACTGCAATGAAATGACATGGATTGAGTCTACTCTTTTCTGGGCAGATTTCCCCCTCGGAACTCCCACGGATGCTTTATTAGTCAGGCCATCCAAGGCAGATTTCTTCTTCAAAAGTAAGTCTGATTATGTGAAGGAACCAATTCCAAAGACTGGTTTAGAATCCATATGGAAGTTGTTGATTGAAATAGGGGAAAATGGATGGACGCAATGGAATCCTTATGGAGGAAGAATGAGTGAGATTTTGGAATCAGAGACTCCATTTCCGCACAGGACTGGAAACATATTCAAGATACAGTATTTCGTGAAGTGGGTGGAAGAAGGTACAGAAGCTACGAACCATTACCTTGAACTTTCAAGAACTTTGTATAAGGTTATGAGACCGTACGTATCAAAGTCTCCAAGGGAGGCTTTTTTCAACTATAAAGATCTTGATATCGGTACTGCCAGTTCAAGCAATAATCGTACAATCCTTATTGACAGTGCACGAGTGTATGGGAGTAAGTACTTCACGGGCAATCTAGACAGGTTGATGCGTGCGAAGACAAGCATTGATCCGTCCAATTTCTTCAAAAACGAACAAAGCATTCCCCCCGGGCCTTGA